Proteins encoded together in one Raphanus sativus cultivar WK10039 unplaced genomic scaffold, ASM80110v3 Scaffold0492, whole genome shotgun sequence window:
- the LOC130502304 gene encoding cytochrome P450 71B13-like, with protein sequence MMMWYIIVAIVIFASLLVAKNMRKNKKNLPPGPPRLPIIGNLHQLGSKPQRSMLKLTEKYGPLMSLKIGNVSTVVASSPETVKDVLKTFDADCCSRPYLTYAARISYNLNDLAFSPYSKYWREVRKMTVVELYTAKRVQSFRHVREEEVASLVEFTKESASLGNTVNLSNALMKLSGSVICRVGFGINLKGSKLEETYEEVIRETMEVLGSFAAADYLSVVGRLIDRVTGLHSKCEKVYKAMDAFFEHSIKLHMEDESLKDDIIALLLKMERGEAGLGEYQLTRNHTKGILLNVLIAGIDTSGHTVTWAMTHMIKSPRVLKKAQAEVREVIKDKDKITEEDIEQLEYLKMVVKETVRINPLVPLLIPREASKDIKIAGYDIPKKTWIHVNIWGVHRNPNVWNDPEAFIPERFMDKEIDYKGLNFELLPFGSGRRMCPGMGMGMALAHLTLINLLYRFDWKLPDGMEIEDVDLEESYGLVCPKKVPLQLVPVLTQWS encoded by the exons ATGATGATGTGGTATATCATTGTTGCTATCGTCATCTTTGCATCGTTACTCGTTGCAAAGAACATgagaaagaacaagaagaatcTACCTCCTGGACCACCAAGACTTCCTATAATTGGAAACTTGCACCAACTAGGATCCAAACCCCAACGTTCGATGCTCAAACTAACTGAAAAGTACGGACCTCTCATGTCTCTCAAGATTGGAAACGTGTCCACCGTTGTGGCGTCATCTCCAGAGACAGTGAAGGATGTCTTAAAAACGTTCGACGCAGACTGTTGTTCTCGACCGTACTTGACGTATGCTGCAAGAATTTCATACAACTTGAACGATCTCGCCTTCTCTCCATACAGCAAGTACTGGAGGGAAGTACGGAAGATGACGGTTGTTGAGCTCTACACCGCGAAAAGGGTACAATCGTTCCGACATgtaagagaagaagaagttgcTTCCTTGGTGGAGTTCACGAAGGAGTCTGCTTCATTGGGGAACACAGTTAACTTGAGCAATGCGTTAATGAAACTGTCTGGAAGTGTGATCTGTAGAGTAGGGTTTGGGATAAATCTGAAAGGGAGCAAACTCGAGGAGACGTATGAGGAAGTCATTCGAGAAACCATGGAGGTGTTGGGGAGTTTTGCAGCAGCTGATTACCTCTCTGTAGTTGGTAGACTCATCGATAGAGTTACTGGTTTACATAGCAAATGTGAGAAGGTTTATAAGGCAATGGATGCGTTTTTCGAACATTCTATAAAGCTTCATATGGAAGATGAGAGTCTAAAAGATGATATCATTGCCTTGCTTCTCAAAATGGAAAGGGGAGAAGCTGGACTTGGGGAGTATCAACTTACTCGAAACCACACCAAAGGGATTCTTCTA aATGTTCTCATTGCTGGAATAGACACTTCTGGTCACACGGTGACATGGGCGATGACACATATGATCAAAAGCCCAAGAGTTTTGAAGAAAGCACAAGCCGAGGTAAGAGAAGTGATCAAAGACAAAGATAAAATCACAGAAGAAGACATAGAACAACTCGAATATCTCAAGATGGTGGTTAAAGAGACGGTAAGGATAAACCCACTTGTCCCACTTCTAATACCAAGAGAGGCTTCAAAGGATATAAAGATCGCGGGTTATGATATTCCGAAGAAAACATGGATCCATGTCAACATTTGGGGTGTTCATAGGAATCCAAATGTTTGGAACGATCCAGAAGCGTTCATCCCCGAGAGGTTTATGGACAAAGAGATTGACTATAAGGGTCTGAACTTTGAGTTGTTACCGTTTGGTAGCGGAAGGAGGATGTGCCCTGGTATGGGGATGGGCATGGCTTTGGCCCACTTGACTCTTATCAACCTTCTCTATCGATTTGATTGGAAGCTTCCGGACGGAATGGAGATAGAAGATGTTGATCTTGAAGAATCGTATGGGCTTGTGTGTCCTAAGAAAGTTCCCCTTCAACTTGTCCCGGTCCTTACTCAGTGGAGTTAA